GTAGAACTTTCCATCTTCCGTAAGTTCTGCTGTTGTTTTTCCGGAGTTTGCGTCAGAACCTGCAGTTGGCTCGGTCAAGCAATAGGCACCCATCCACTCGCCCGAAGCTAATTTTGGAATGTATTTTTTCTTTTGTTCTTCATTTCCGTATAAGGTAATCGGCATGGTTCCGATTCCCGTATGTGCTCCGAAAGCGGTGCTAAAAGAACCGGTTCCGCTGGAAATATATTCACAAACTAACATGGTAGAAACAAATCCCATTCCCAATCCACCGTATTCTTCAGGGACTGATACACTTAAGAAACCAAGCTCTCCTGCTTTTTTCATACAAGATGCTGTGAATTCATAATCTTTTTTCTCAAAGCGTGCTCGATGAGGAATGATTTCACGATTGTTAAATTCCATTACAGCTTCTTTCATCATTAACTGCTCTTCTGAAAAATCCTCCGGTGTGAATACGTTTTCACAATTTGTTTCTTTTATCAGGAATTGTCCTCCGCGTAAAATTTCTTTATTTGTTGTTTTCATTGTGTTATTAGGTTTTAGTAGTGTAGATATGAGTATTAAGTATTGAGATATGAGTATTAAGTACTGAGATCATAATCTTTTTTGAAAAGAATAATTCATTTTTTGTATTTCAATACACAATTTAATTACCGGTTGTGTTCTATTCTTAGTTATTAAATTTAATTCTGTTAATAAAATTAATTGTGCTTGTAATTCATATGACTAGCCATTTGCGATGCTTAGAAAATATTTAAATTCTTTTTGAGAATTTCTACCGGCCCCCTCAGCAATATTTGAAGAAATAGAAACGGCACTTCTTTTTATTTGAGATTTCAGACCAAATTTTTCATCAGAAGGTAATTCCGAAGCTAAGAAATATACAGCTTTGGTCAATTCAATTGATTTTTGACATATTTTTAAATCTTTAACCTTATGCATACTTTAAATAATTTAATATCTTATTCTCAATACTCACGCCTCAATACTAACATCTCAGTACTCAATACTAATTAAGAAACTCAAAAATCCCGGCAGCTCCCTGTCCGGTTCCTACACACATGGTTACCATACCGTATTTATTTTTCATTTCTCTTTTGCGCATTTCATCAAACAGTTGAACAGATAATTTTGCTCCCGTACAGCCCAAAGGGTGCCCTAAAGCAATGGCCCCACCGTTGACATTTATAATTTCCCGGTCTAAATCCAATGCTCTTATCACAGCCAGTGATTGAGAAGCAAAGGCCTCGTTCAGTTCAATCAGTTCGATGTTGTTTTGTTTCATTCCTGCTTGCTTTAGTGCTTTTGGAATGGCAGCAACAGGTCCAATTCCCATGATTCTGGGTTCAACACCCGCTGCGGCATAACTCACCAATCTTGCAACAGGTTCAAGGTTTAATTCTTTTACCATATCTTCACTCATTACCATTACAAATGCAGCACCGTCACTCATTTGAGATGAGTTTCCGGCAGTGACACTTCCACCGGCGGCAAATACGGGACGTAATTTAGCCAAAGCTTCTTTGTTGGTTCCTTTTCTTGGGCCCTCATCTTTCGTTACGGTATAACTTTTGGTTGTTTTTTTACCATTTTCATCTAAATAAGTTTGATTTACCATAATGGGAACGATTTGATCTTGAAAGAGATCTTCTGCCTGCGCACGTAGTGCTTTCATATGAGAATTATAAGCAAACTCATCTTGATCTTCTCTGGATACGTTAAACTGGTTTGCAACGGCTTCGGCAGTGTTTCCCATTCCCCAATAATAATCTTCATGACCGGAATTTACCAAATCGTAGTTCAACTCGGTTTTGTATCCCGTCATAGGCACGGCACTCATACTTTCCGCACCTCCGGCAATGATACAATCTGCCATTCCGGCTTGAATTTTAGCGGTTGCCATAGCAATAGTTTCTAAACCCGACGAGCAAAAACGGTTTACTGTTACTCCCGGAACATCTACACTATTCAATCCCATTAATGAAATCAAACGTGCCATGTTGAGTCCTTGAGAGCCTTCTGGCATTGCATTTCCAACGATGACATCATCAATGCGTTTTACATCCAGTTGAGGAAGTGCTTTCATCATATACTGAATAGTTTCTGCGGCCAGTTCATCTGTTCTTTTGAATCTGAACAATCCTCTTGGCGCCTTTCCGACGGCTGTTCTGTGAGCTTTTACGATATATGTTTGTTTGTTCATGTTTGTTAGGTATTGAGTATTAGGTACAAAGTATAGAGTATTAAGATGGTTTTAATGATTTTTGAAGAGAGTAATTCATTTTAGTAATGGCTACTACTTTGTTAATAATTGGGTTTACTTTTTCTTCTTTAATTAAATTTAATTTTTTTGATAGATATAATTGAGTTAATAATTCAAAAGAAGAACCGTTAGCAATTCCTAAAAACTGTCTAAATTCTCCGTTGGTATTTCTTCCGGCTCCTTCAGCAATATTTGAGGGAATTGAGGTTGCACTTCTTCTAATTTGAGATGTTAAGTTGAATTTTTCCTCTTTGGGAAAATTTTCAGAAACTTTATAACAACTCTCCACAATGGCCATTGCCTTTTGCCATATTTTTAATTGTTCAAATTTGTGCATCATACATGTTTTTCATTAGTTAATTTTTTATACTTGACTCCTCATATTTAATACGCTATACCTTGTACTTAATACGCTATACTTAATACTTTGTCCCTACATACCTAATACTTAATTCCTCAACGGCTTTCCGGTTTTCAACATATGCTGAATACGCTCTAATGTCTTACGCTCTGTGGTCAAACTTAAAAATGCTTCACGTTCGATATCCAAAAGATACTGTTCTGTAACCCTGGTAGGTTCGGATAAATTTCCCCCAGCCATTACATAGGCCAATTTATTTGCAATCTTTTTATCGTGTTCGGAAATGTAATTCGCTGCTTCCATAGAATCGGTTCCTACTAAGAACATTCCCAAAGCTTGTTTTCCTAAAACTTTAATATCTTTTCTTTTAGGAGGTTGTGTATAACCTGCTTCGGCTAATAGTAAGGCATGTTTTTTAGCTTCGGCAATCTGACGGTCTTTGTTTACGATTATAACGTCTTTTCCTTTTTGTAAGATTCCCAGATCGTAAGCTTCGTATGCGGAAGTGGCCACTTTTGCCATTCCGATGGTTAAGAAATATTCTTGTAATACGTTCAATTCCACATCTCCTTTTTTGAAAAAGTCAGCAGCTCTCAATGCAAATTCCTTTGAGCCTCCTCCTCCGGGAACGACTCCGACTCCAAACTCTACCAAACCGATATACGTTTCGGCAGCAGCAACCACTTTATCGGCGTGCATAGACAGTTCACACCCGCCACCTAAAGTCATTCCATGTGGAGCAGCAATCGTTGGGATGGACGAATAACGCATACGCATCACGGTATCCTGGAAATATTTGACAGCAAAATTCAGCTCATCATATTCTTGCTCTACTGCCATCATAAAAATCATTCCAATGTTGGCTCCTACGGAAAAATTAGCGGCCTGATTACCCACTACAAGCCCTTGATATTCTTTTTCAGCTATATCCAAAGCTTTGTTTAATCCGGCTAAGATATCCCCTCCGATGGTATTCATTTTCGATTGGAATTCTACATTTAAGATCCCATCTCCCAAATCTTGAACAACGACTCCTGAGTTTTTGAAAACTGTTTTTGATTCCCGAATGTTATCTAAGATGATAAACGCATCCTGCCTCGGTTTTTTAGTGTGCGTTTTTGAAGGAATATCATAATAGCAGGTAGCCCCGTCTTTTACCGAATAGAAAGATTTTGAGCCGGAGGCTAGCATTTCCGATATCCAGGCAGCAGGCTCTTTTCCTTCGGCTTTTATTAATTCCATTCCTCTTTCCACTCCGATAGCATCCCAGATTTCAAAAGGACCGTGTTCCCATCCGAATCCGGCTTTCAGAGCATCATCAATTCTATACAATTCATCTGAGATTTCAGGGATTCTGTTTTGAACATAGGCAAACAAAGCGACAAAACTTTTTCTGTAAAATTCTCCGGCGTTGTCTTTTCCTCCTACCAACACTTTAAACCTGTCTGCGACATTGTCAATGGTTTTGGTGAGTTCCAGTGTTGCAAACTTTGACCGTTGCTTTGGGCGGTATTCTAACGTGTTTAAATCCAGAGAGAGAATTTCTTTTTTACCATCTTCACCCACAACTTTTTTGTAAAATCCCTGTTTGGTTTTACTTCCCAGCCATTTGTTTTTCATCATGGTATTTACAAAATCGGGAATTACAAATTGATCTTTCATTTCATCATCCGGGCAATTGTCTTTGACACCGTTTGCCGTATGCACCAGCGTATCTAAACCAACAACGTCAATAGTTCTGAAAGTAGCAGATTTTGGGCGGCCAATTACAGGCCCGGTCAATTTATCCACTTCCTCAATAGTCAACCCCATTTCTTTTACAATATGAAACAAACTCATGATTCCGAAGACTCCGATTCTGTTTCCAATAAAAGCAGGGGTATCTTTTGCCAAAACCGATGTTTTTCCCAGGAATTTATCACCATACATGATCAGGAAATCTACAATTTCCGGTTTACATTGTGGCCCCGGAACAACTTCGAATAATTTTAAATATCTGGGTGGATTAAAGAAATGGGTTACGGCAAAATGTTGTTGAAAATCTTCACTTCTTCCCTCGTTCATAAATTTGATAGGGATTCCGGAAGTATTTGATGTGATGAGTGTTCCGGGCGTTCTGTATCGCTCTATTTGTTCAAAAACCTGTTTTTTGATATCCAAACGCTCCACTACCACTTCCATGACCCAATCTGCATCTTTGATTTTGCGCATATCATCTTCTATGTTTCCCGTGGTAATGCTATCCGCAAATTTCGAATGGTAAATAGGAGACGGTTTTGATTTTAGAGATGTAGCCAGTGCGTTATTTACCAAGCGGTTTCTGACTGTTGTATCTTCCAAAGTCAACGCTTTTGCTTTTTCTTTATCGTTGAGTTCTTTTGGAACAATGTCCAATAACAGTACTTCAACGCCAATATTAGCAAAATGACAGGCAATACCACTGCCCATAATTCCGGAACCGATAATAGCCACTTTTTTAATTCTTCTGGTCATTCGTTTTAAATTGATTTAAACAGCCGTTTTATTAATACTATCTTCCTGATAGATCATTTTATCGGCTATTAATTTGTTTATAGTGGATGTTACTTTAAAGAAAATTTCCAATTCTTCTTCCGTGATAAATTCTCTGATTCTGTTATTGAAAGTAATGACGTATGCTTTGGAAATTTCTCTCATTTTTTTACCAAAATCTGTCAGTTTTATAATAATACTTCTCCCATCTTCGGGATTTTTTCCCCGAATAATAGCTCCTTTCTCTTCCATGGTTTTTAGAATTCTGGAAAGACTCGTAGGTTCCATCCCCATCTGGGGACCCAAAGCAGTGGAAGGTGTTCCGTTTTCATAATCTATATTGAGCAATACGAAAGCCGTTGCCATGGTACTATCATGTTTTGCAGCTTGCTCATTATAGAGTTTGGCAACTGCTTGCCAGGTAGCTCTTAATTGATGATCGATTGATTTGGTTTTGTTCATGACCTTCAAATATATAAAAAATTATTATGCATGCATAATAATTTTTTATATATTCTTCGGGGGTTTTCTAAAATTAAGATTATATTTATGCAAAATTTTATGAGAATGCGAAGAATTATTTTTAATGACTACCCGATAGTTTACACATTTTTTTCCACTTATCAAATCCGCTTACTTGTTTCTTATAATGGCGTTGTAAAGTCCGTAGATAAATACCATAATAACATGCTATATTACTTATCGTATCTTCGCGGGTCTCTACCTGTAGCTTTTAAAAAAGCAGAAAGGTCTGACGTTAATTTGGAACCCTCTGCAATGAATGAATAATCATTTTTAACCTCTACCTTTTTGGTATTCTTATCTCGCCATCGTCTTGTTTTTATGTGTAAGTAAACAGCTTTACCTCGTATAGGAAAGTCTTGAATTTGTTTACTACTAATAAAACCTTTAGACTCATAATCAATCCTTGAACAACCCTCTGGCAATTTATTCTTCTCTTCCAGGTAAATGTGAAAGGCATCCTTTTTTACTGAAATATCACCTAATTCTTCAAATGATACAATATCAAAATAAACTAACAAATCTTTTGGTAATATAGCTCCTAATAACTCTAAATGCATTCATCCATTTTTAAGCATCTAAAATATAAAATCCCCATAAATTGTCGTTGAGCCGTTTAAAGTTTCAAAAAACAACGAGAAATTTCATTATTTTTTTACAATTTCCAATTTTTCAGCAAAATAATCACAAAAGTCCCGCATGGTTGCACTCATTTTATGATCATTTGTGGCTCGCTCAAAAGTAGCTGCCATAGACATCAATGTCTGATGAAAAAATTGCTTCATTTCATCAACAGGCATATCTTTAGTCCATAAGTCCATGCGTAAAGTATCTTTCCGGAGATGATCCCAAACAGAAATTAAAATTGCTTTGGAAGCACTATTTTTAATACCTCCATCTTCAGCCGACCAGAAAATGTCTTCGGGAATTTTGTTTTCATCCAGTCCTATGGTAAATTTAATTTCGGAAGTATGTTGTATGGCCATTATCTCTTCGGTTTATATTTTGATTTTAAGAATAAATCCTGAGGTTTTATTTTTAGTAATTCTTGAAAAGTTCCCTTATTCGTATCCATATATGATTTTACAATTTGCCATCCGATAAACACCCCTATCCTGCCGGGAGACAGGTTGTCTTGTGATACGTAAAATTTTGAAAACGGAGCATTATCCAGGAAACGTTTATTTAGTTTGGGATCGGTGCTATACAGTATGTCTTTATCTAAAAAATATTTCCAGACGTTTTCTTGATTGGCAACTGCCCAATCGAACTTTGCTTTGGAGTATCCTATCTTTTCCCTGTCAGATACATTGGGCAAATACATATCTAACAAATACATCTTCTTACCTTCATATACCATCTTTCCTAAAAAACTCCGGTCATTTACAAGAGGTATTTGCTTAGCAATTATCTGATTTGCAACATCGACAATCATATGGTTTTCCGTATTATTTTCTTTAATATAATCAGGGTAATCATGATAAAACGGATGTTCTTTCCCCAAGTAACAATCCAAAGAAATAATTAAGGACGTATTATTGTAAATAACCCTATAGTCATAATCTATATTACTGATAATCGTAGTTACATCAGGAACATTAAAAGACGTATAATATTTAATGTGCTTAAATAATGAAGTTAGCTGATTTTTTAAAAGTTCAGTATGTTGGTATTTTTTAATGGTTTCGGCATATAATTTTCTTTCATCCGGATCAGATATCTTTTCCAGCCAGACAGTGTCCGGTACATTTACGGGAAAGAACAAAGGATATGTTTCTTTGGTTTTTTCTAATGTTTCTTTTGTCGTATTGTAAAAATCGATTTCGAATCTTTGCAATACAAAATCCGCCGAAATATTAGAAACATCTACCGTGTGTTTTGATTTATCTTTACAGGAAAAAAACACAAAGATCATTAAAAAAAACAGTGTTACATTTCGCATCTGCTTTTGTACCTTAGCATTCATTTTAATGAACGTCAAAAATACTAAAATAGTTTGTTAATGAACACCGAAAAAGTTACAGATCACATGGTGGGTTGGTTGAAAGATTATATCACAAATGCAAATGCCGGCGGTTTTGTTGTTGGAATATCCGGTGGAATAGATTCTGCTGTTACCTCTACCTTATGTGCAAAAACAGGATTTCCCGTTTTATGCCTGGAGATGCCTATTCATCAAGCAAAAAACCAGATAGACAGAGCCTCATATCATATTTCCTGGCTAAAAAAAAATTATGACAATGTTACTTCCGAACAAGTAGATTTAACTCCTGTTTTTGATTCCTTATTGCAATCCTTACCTAAAGTAGATGACGAAGAAAGTCGTTTCATGGCATTAGCAAATACCCGTGCCAGATTAAGGATGACTTCTTTGTATTACTTTGCCGGTTTACAGGGGTTATTAGTGGCCGGAACAGGTAATAAAGTAGAAGATTTCGGAGTCGGTTTTTATACAAAATATGGCGACGGAGGGGTGGATTTAAGCCCAATTGCCAATCTAATGAAGTCGGAAGTATATAAAATTGCTGCATCGCTGGGGATTCATGATGGCATACAAAACGCGGCTCCAACGGATGGCTTATGGGGAGATAACAGAACAGACGAAGATCAAATAGGAGCTTCTTACGACGAGTTGGAATGGGCTATGCGAATGCGGGAACAAGGAAGATCCGTAACTGATTTTTCCGGAAGGAAAAAAGAGGTTTACCGTATTTATACACACCTTCATAAAATAAATCAACATAAAATGCAGCCTATTCCCGTATGTAAAATTCCTAAAAACTTAAAATAATTTTAAGCTGTTACGGATCATTTTTTTAACTCTGTTCTTTGCTCTTTGTTGCTGACCTTTAGATATTTCTACAGAGGCACATAAAAAAAGTATGCATGCTTTTAACAGGAGGATCATTTTACTCATAACTTATTTTTTGATATAGCTAATCAGGTACCAAATATACTACATTTTCCTATAAAAGAAAATCATATTAAAAAAGTACATCTTTTGAGACATGAATTGTGTGCAAATAAAAAACCCTTGGCGTTTATAATTTACTCTAAAACTTTATAATTAGGCATATGAGCATATGTCCTCCATAATGGCATCTCATAAAACTCTAAACAACTGTAAATAAGAACATTGCAAAAATATTTCTCACAAAAACCTTTGAAAAACCTTTTGTGAACTGTAGGTTCGTTTCCTAATAGTTTCCTAATCTTATTTTTTATGGGTTTTACGACAAAATTGACATTACACAAAGCGAGAATCAAAAACGACGGAACTTATCCGCTCATTCTTCGAGTAACCTATTATCGAAAAGTAATCAGAATTCATCTCGGACATTGTTTCAAAGAGAGCGACTGGGATTCAAAAAATCAACAGGTCAAAACGACTTGCAAAGTTTCTTCTAATATCACTCGATTAAATAATCTTATCAGAAAACAAGAGTCGTATTATTACGATAAAATCTCCGCTTTAGAATTATCAGGCAAACTAGCAACAATGAAACAAGGAGCTTTAAAAACGGTATTAACAGCAGAATTCAAAGAGATTAGGGACAAACCCACCGTTTTTGAATTTATTGATACGTTAATCGCTGAAAAACTCCAACTCGGAAAAAAAGGCAGTGCTTTATCCTACCGAGGTTCAAAACGAAAATTAACCTATGTATTTGGAAATAGCCTAATCTCTTTTGAACAACTCGACTATCAAGCCCTGAAGAAAATAGAAATCAGTCATATCGCAGAGGGAGGCAATTATGGTGGTCTAGGAGTATATATGCGAACAATTCGGGCAATATACAACCGAGCTATCAAAGAAAACCTAGTCAGTGCAGATTGTTATCCATTTAAGCATTATCGAATAAAAACAATCGAAACCCAACGAAGAGCCTTATCAGAAAGCGATTTTGAGCGGTTTAAAACGCTCGATTTACAATTTCCACTTGTTCGAGGTCGAGATTATTTTCTAGCCTCATTTTATATGCGAGGCATGAATTATATTGACATGGCGTATTTACAAGTAAAAAACATTGTGGGAGATTGGGAGCGGATTCGGTATCAAAGAAATAAAACAGGGAAATATTTCAGTATAAAAATTTCTGACCCGCTCAAAATATTGCTTCAAAAATTTCTTGGAGATTCCTCCATGCAAGACAGTTATATTTTCCCGATTTTGAACCCTCAAATGGATACTGAACATCATTACGAAGCGATTAATAACAAACGAAAACGCCTGAATCAAAAACTCCGAAAAATTTGTGCTTTGCATGACCTGGAACCCTTTACGATTTATGCAGCTCGCCATACCTATGCCACGATGGGAAAACGTAGAGGAGTGCCAACGGCGGTGATTCAAGAAAGCCTTGGGCATAAAACCGAAGCCATCACCCAAACCTACCTGAATTCTTTTGAAAATAAGGTAGTGGATCAATACGATGCGTTGATTATGGGTTGAAATCTTTCAGAAAACTTCATGGGGTCGGATATTTTTTGAATAAGATGTTATTGCTTTTTCAAGAAGCCAGAAAAGAAAATTTTTTCCAGTTTTTTTACCTCAACCAAATCTTTTTAGCTTTTTCAAAACCGATCCAATGATTGTTTTCGTCATAGCCTCTATTAGCAAGCTCTGAGGCTATGATTTTTTCGAGAGGCACTTGGTATTTGAGAATAAAACGTAGTATTTCTGCGTCAGTTACCGAGAACATTCCAAGAATTTGTTCCCAATGCCACAAAGGGTCTCTGTCTAATTTTATGGTGGAAATGGCTTCAAAAGTCATTTGGGAATAATCTTTTGATTTTCCACTTACTACCATATTACGTCTTGGAATTGATTCAGTTGGCATGACCAAATAATGCTCTTGGGGAATATGAACCACCGAAAATATTTTTTGTTTGATTCGATGTACAAAGTCTAACCAAAGTGCATTATCAAGGGCTTTTTGTTTGTCGGTATGTTTTGCAAATTCAGGAAATTCCATTTTAAAAAAGGGTAAAAAGAGTAAGTAATAATTCAATGTATTTAGAGAGGGTAATTTGCCGTTAGCACCTCGGTTTTTCTTTTTCGGGTTTGTCCGCTTTTTGCCAAGCTGGCTACCAGTGGCTTTTCAACCCACTTGCTATGCCACTCATTTTTGATAGTATATTCTGTTAACAAATCAGAAGCATACGAGCTCAACAGAAATTTTCCTTGGAGATTAGAAAGCGTTTCCAACAAATTTCTGTAATCGGCTCGGGTGTAGCCGGAATAATGCCCTTGGTCGGTGTCAATATAAGGTGGGTCGACATAGTGAAACGCTTGTTTGCTATCTCGACTGGTTATCACTTTACAAGCATCATTACATTCGATTTCGGTAAATTGGAGGCGGTCAAAAACAGTATCATCAAAGCTCATTTTTTTGTTTTGAAATACTTTGCAACGCTTTCCATACTTATCATAGCCCCAACTTCCAATTGCGGTAGAAAATCCCATATTGGTCGCTACATAAAACGCCCATGCCTGAGCCAATTTAGAAAATAAATGCGGCATTCGGTAGATGGTATGGGCGACCGCATAAGTAGTTCTGGAAAACGGCGTTTGTTCAATTTTTTGTTTTAAGGCTTCAAAATCTGTTTGTACCACTTCATAAAAATTCACCACCATATTGTTCGTATCATTGATAATCTCTGATTTAACAGGCTTTTTAGCAAAAAAGACGGCACCACCGCCAAAGAAAGGCTCGGTATAGACTTTGTGTTTTGGAATAAGGGGTAAAATATGATTCAAAAGGCTTTGTTTGCCTCCGTAGTATGCGATTGGGGTTTTGGTCATGGGAAAATTAAGATGAGAAAAAAAAGGATAAAAACTATAAAAAGGCTTGGTTTTTAGCTGTAGGGGTTGAGTCGAAAAAAAAGCTGTTTTTTAACTCGTTTTGGTTTGGGTCTTTGTTTTTGCGATATTTTTGGTCGGACAGCCTTTAGATTAGCAAATAGAAATAATTACTTAAAATAAAAACATAATAGTTATGATGAAATTTCTTTTTTTGCTTCTTTTTTTCTTTGTTAATAACTCTTATTTTGTTGATAACCAAAAACACAAAAGAACGGAGTGAACTTTAGCGGCCAGCTAGCTTTTTAGAGCCATCCCCCGTATTAGTCTCCGTTCTTTTTAAAAGTTACTTAGAACCATATAGAATTTCAGTTTCTGCCCTTATTAAAGGTCTTAGTTTAAGTAACTATTATTAATATCTAATTACAAAATTATGAAAACAAATGAAATTATCGGAATCGATGTCAGTAAATTATTAATTGATGTTTGTATCTATTCTAAACAAATTGTTCAACAGTTTGAGAACAGTAAATCTGGATTTAAATTAATGCTAAAGTGGAGTTTTAAAAATTCGTCTTTCTCTAAAGAAGAAACCATGTTTGTATTTGAACATACAGGAATGTACTCTCATTTATTATCTGTGTCTTTAACTGAACAAAAATTATCTTTTTTCATAGCTTCTGGTTTAGAAATTAAAAGATCTATTGGTATTGCTCGTGGAAAGGATGACCAAATTGATGCCAAACGCATTGCTCTATATGGGTATCGATTAAAAGAAGAACTTAAACCCAGTAAGCTACCTAAAAGAAGTATATTACAACTAAAAAGTCTCTTATCTTTAAGGACAAAACTTAACAAACAAAGAGCTGGTTTTAAAGTTACTTTGAAAGAACAAAAAAGAATTTATAAAGCAAAAGAGTATAAAATAATCTTTGACGTTCAACAAAAAATGATTGCAGAACTAACCAAACAAATACACAAGATTAATACTCAAATGCAAGCTATTATTGACCAAAATATAATGTTAAAAGAAACCTATAAACTTGTTACTAGTGTTAAAGGTATAGGAATGCAAACTGCTATAATGATGATTGTGTTTACTGACAATTTTTCAAAATTTGAAAACTGGAGAAAGTTTGCCTCTTATTGTGGTGTTGCTCCTTTTCCTTACCAATCTGGAACTAGTATTAAAGGACGTACAAAAGTCTCTCATTTGGCTAATAAAAAATTGAAAGCAATTATTAATATGTGCGCTATTTCTGCTATACAACATAACCCAGAAATGAAATTATACTATCATAAAAGAATAAAACAAGGCAAAAGTAAAATGAGTACCGTTAACATTATTAGAAACAAATTAATAGCAAGAGTGTTTGCCGTTGTCAAACGACAAACACCCTATGTAGATACTTTTAAATTTGCTGCATAAATTAGTAAAAATAATATCTCAACTTTTACTTGTTTTTATCATAGAATACGGGGTGGCGAGTTTCAAACCATTGGCGATACCCTGCAAGCCCTGCGCAAGAAAAAATAAATATTTACCTGTGCATAACAGAAAACAATGATCTTAAGATTTCACTGTTTTCAGGGATTGATCCATGTTTTTCTATCTCATAGATTTGTTGTATTCAAAACTCGGTTGCTATGAGCACTTTTTTTCTCCTCATAAAAATTGCAACTGACCTGAATAAAAAATGAATTAATTTTACCCGTTGTGCATTTTGAACTAAAAAGTAAATTTAAACATCAGTTCGAGTGATTTTGAGCTACGAAAAATCGTATCGAGAACATATTTAGAGCAAAAATTCTATTCTCGATACAAATTTTTCTTATT
This window of the Flavobacteriaceae bacterium genome carries:
- a CDS encoding tyrosine-type recombinase/integrase; amino-acid sequence: MGFTTKLTLHKARIKNDGTYPLILRVTYYRKVIRIHLGHCFKESDWDSKNQQVKTTCKVSSNITRLNNLIRKQESYYYDKISALELSGKLATMKQGALKTVLTAEFKEIRDKPTVFEFIDTLIAEKLQLGKKGSALSYRGSKRKLTYVFGNSLISFEQLDYQALKKIEISHIAEGGNYGGLGVYMRTIRAIYNRAIKENLVSADCYPFKHYRIKTIETQRRALSESDFERFKTLDLQFPLVRGRDYFLASFYMRGMNYIDMAYLQVKNIVGDWERIRYQRNKTGKYFSIKISDPLKILLQKFLGDSSMQDSYIFPILNPQMDTEHHYEAINNKRKRLNQKLRKICALHDLEPFTIYAARHTYATMGKRRGVPTAVIQESLGHKTEAITQTYLNSFENKVVDQYDALIMG
- a CDS encoding DNA adenine methylase, with product MTKTPIAYYGGKQSLLNHILPLIPKHKVYTEPFFGGGAVFFAKKPVKSEIINDTNNMVVNFYEVVQTDFEALKQKIEQTPFSRTTYAVAHTIYRMPHLFSKLAQAWAFYVATNMGFSTAIGSWGYDKYGKRCKVFQNKKMSFDDTVFDRLQFTEIECNDACKVITSRDSKQAFHYVDPPYIDTDQGHYSGYTRADYRNLLETLSNLQGKFLLSSYASDLLTEYTIKNEWHSKWVEKPLVASLAKSGQTRKRKTEVLTANYPL
- a CDS encoding transposase → MKTNEIIGIDVSKLLIDVCIYSKQIVQQFENSKSGFKLMLKWSFKNSSFSKEETMFVFEHTGMYSHLLSVSLTEQKLSFFIASGLEIKRSIGIARGKDDQIDAKRIALYGYRLKEELKPSKLPKRSILQLKSLLSLRTKLNKQRAGFKVTLKEQKRIYKAKEYKIIFDVQQKMIAELTKQIHKINTQMQAIIDQNIMLKETYKLVTSVKGIGMQTAIMMIVFTDNFSKFENWRKFASYCGVAPFPYQSGTSIKGRTKVSHLANKKLKAIINMCAISAIQHNPEMKLYYHKRIKQGKSKMSTVNIIRNKLIARVFAVVKRQTPYVDTFKFAA